A region from the Papaver somniferum cultivar HN1 unplaced genomic scaffold, ASM357369v1 unplaced-scaffold_125, whole genome shotgun sequence genome encodes:
- the LOC113331166 gene encoding uncharacterized protein LOC113331166 — protein MTEAEFEEYYANHAHLVEAMQNNPDGMEGENGSDNQNGPEDPIDEETDQRKHKRSRDSGIEDKYVFLEMNSENPNQNLREISQSNINGRGVQLEIGGPSHGGYDLNMEDADNGVREPNPLMYHLPEAESTISTSNQLQVPLRDAKQSKV, from the exons ATGACTGAAGCTGAATTTGAAGAATACTATGCGAATCATGCTCATTTAGTTGAGGCTATGCAAAACAACCCAGATGGCATGGAAGGCGAAAATGGGTCGGACAACCAAAATGGGCCGGAAGATCCGATTGATGAAGAAACCGATCAGAGGAAACATAAAAGAAGTAGAGACTCAGGAATCGAAGACAAATATGTTTTTCTAGAAATGAACTCTGAAAACCCTAaccaaaatctcagagagatatCCCAATCTAATATCAATGGTAGAGGTGTTCAATTAGAGATCGGAGGACCAAGCCATGGAGGTTACGATTTGAACATGGAAGATGCTGATAATGGAGTCAGAGAACCAAACCCGTTGATGTATCATCTTCCTGAAGCTGAATCAACCATAAGCACTTCAAATCAG CTGCAGGTACCTTTAAGGGATGCAAAACAATCAAAGGTTTAG
- the LOC113331350 gene encoding F-box/kelch-repeat protein At3g23880-like — protein MAGDPKSSNAMSNMKGGGRYNLHMENLHMDILQNILSRLSFGESLYARRVCKTWKTLLVDRWCIKPGFLFAFNGLVKIETKICYGERYDDDGDIIDDSGDVKKMNYYYTHETLTRVEHESFSNFIDCEITILVGSCNGLVCFKRYEHGNPFLIINPLTGESVFLPDIDYTSPLDTKKISWGLAESTICRFGYFQSTNDYKVVKICYSNDRVKQDQVQLFTIGTDKWRSLGSIDHRLGSNSSESFSGIFVNGAIHWIDEIEYKIVAFDLV, from the coding sequence atgGCTGGAGATCCCAAGAGTAGCAATGCCATGAGCAATATGAAAGGTGGTGGTCGATATAACCTTCATATGGAGAATCTTCACATGGATATCTTACAAAACATACTTTCTCGATTATCATTCGGAGAATCTTTATATGCTAGGCGAGTATGCAaaacttggaaaacactcctTGTTGATAGATGGTGTATCAAGCCTGGTTTCCTTTTCGCGTTCAATGGGCTTGTAAAGATCGAAACCAAAATCTGCTATGGAGAACggtatgatgatgatggtgatattATTGATGATAGTGGTGATGTTAAGAAGATGAATTACTACTACACTCATGAAACACTCACACGGGTCGAACATGAAAGCTtttctaattttattgattgcgAGATTACTATCCTTGTTGGATCAtgcaatggtttggtttgtttcAAAAGATATGAACATGGAAATCCATTCTTGATTATCAACCCTTTAACAGGAGAATCTGTTTTTCTTCCGGATATCGATTACACGAGCCCCTTGGATACTAAAAAGATATCCTGGGGGCTGGCAGAAAGCACAATATGTAGGTTTGGTTATTTTCAGTCGACCAACGATTACAAGGTTGTTAAAATTTGTTACAGTAATGACCGAGTGAAGCAAGATCAAGTCCAACTGTTCACTATTGGCACTGATAAGTGGAGAAGCTTAGGATCTATTGATCACAGGTTAGGTTCAAACTCCTCGGAATCATTCTCTGGTATCTTTGTCAATGGAGCAATTCATTGGATTGACGAAATAGAATATAAAATCGTCGCCTTCGATTTAGTATAA